The genomic window ACCTTGGCCAGGTGAGATAGGTATGCATCTTATTCGTGTAGATTCATCGTTGAAAACTCGATTGAGGGATTTCCGTTCGCGTCAGAGGAGGGGCATGTTCCAATGTGGTTCTGTTGATAAGTCATTAGATAAGGAATCGATAGTAAATTTTGGGGTTCTCCCTCGTCGATCTGTAAATCCTAAGGAATGAGTCGCTGTTTGTGCAGCTGGTGAGGCTTCGCCGGAGTTGGGCTCCGACGAGGTGCTCAATCGTGAAAATGACATGGGTGTTGTGCCTGGGGAGGCGACTCTCTGTCGTTCCCCCCTTTCAAATCCAGCGGTGTCAGGGCCCACCTTCAAAGTGTGTCTCCACGGTGAGAAAGCAGGGACTGAAGGTAGATTACGTAAAGTGGAAAACCTAGAAAGTGTGGAGGAGTACTTTGGCCAGCTATGGCTCATACCTTCCCCTCCCCGTGCCGCCGCAACCATAAAACCCACTCCTCCCAGCCTCGATCAGAAGCCAAATCCGGATTCATCTGTTGGATCCAGAAAGACCTAATTGATAACAACTCGTTTACAGCCGCCGACTGCTTTCCTGCTTCGATTCGGCCTTTTGATCCACCACCAAAGAATATCAAGGTTGCGAGAGAGGGGATTGGCCCAGGTTCTCTTTCATTTGCGGAGGTAGTGAAGCGTGGTGCAAAGATGGCTGATCGCCGGGATGGGAGTAGCGGCAACCTTGGCGCTGGTCAAACCAAGGTGACTATGGCGGTCAAGACCGGGGAGTATTTCTTCAGGCTATTTCAGCTAGTCCGCCTAGTCGTCGATGTCAACACACACTATAGGTGGGAAGAGATGACAAGCTTGCATGACTATGCATTGTTCTTGGGCCCAACGTTCTCCACGGCTGTGGAGGTGTGTGCAGAAGGGCGTGGTGGTGTGGAGAGAAACCACATCTATTACTCCAATGAAAAATATGGCCATCTTCCTTCTCATAAGAGGTATCTAACAAGAATGGCCGATGGTCGTGCCGTGTACTACGACGATGATGAAATAGTCTGCTACGACGGGAACATGATTATGTCACAAGGATTTTATGGTGAGCGTGGCGTTCAACCTGCCATGTGGCTTGTCCCACCACACATGTAGGTGTAGCCGACTAGCAGGATTTCAAAATCAAAGTTTGTGACGACGGGATGGCGATTGTGTCATGTGGATTTTATTCTGAGCGTGGCGTTTAAGGTTACATAGATATGTCTAGCACCATCCATAAGTCATTATTAATGGCAAGACACATGCTTGTAATGCAATGAAATCCTCTCATGACTTTGTGCATTGTGTGATGCAGACCCCGAAGGTAAGTCCTCCTTTTAGAAAGCAAAAATGTCACGTGCTTACCCTTTTTTTGCCGGCACTCAACAAGCCTCGGAGAGGCCCCACCTCAATTTGGCGATTTTGAAGACATGCGAGCATCGCTCGGTATTGCACAAGAAATTTGGCGAATGCACTTTATATGTAAATTGTAAAATTAAGGAAAACATACAAAAATCCCCGGGCTGATCACTTCGCTTCGTGGGCCGCCTCCACTGCGCTACAAATGTCCCTGTGAGGGTCCACCCCACCGCTATCCTTATCTCCAAGAACCCGCCCCATCTATTTTTTTTCTCCCTAAGTTTGTCTTGTTCCTTGAACCGAGTTTTCTCACCAGACCATCTCATTGCCGTCGTACGCCACGGCAGTCGCAACCCTCTCTGGGCACGCTTTTGTAGTCTCTGCCCCACCACCAGTCCCATTACTGCAAGCGGCGGGACCACACAAAGGTGACCACTGCTGCCGTGAAAGGCGCGTGGTGCCATAGGAGAACCTATTGCCACCACTTCGCAGGACTCTGCAGCCACCCTGCTGCCAATTTCATCGTACCGTGATCCAACTCACATCATGGCTGCCATGGTCGTTTGCTGCAGGCCGGAGGCGAACCAACACCAAGTCACCGAGGTTACAGTTGTGTCGATGCTGCAACCCACCCCGTATACAAGGCCCAGTAAAATGTATGCTATGAAAAAAATAACTAGCCCAATTGCACAGCCCCGATACGACTCGCGGGCCGACGATCCTACAATATACGGAGTATAAGTTGCTTACCACAACCAGTCTCAAAGGATCCCTTAAGAAAACCAGTCTTCTCAAAAATAAAGTGCCTACCACAACCTCACCCGGCGCCTCGTCCCTCACGATAGTCAGTAGATGCTATAAGCGGCGGCGCTGCACGTTATAGGACAGGGGTATAGCCAGGGGCAGCGCAGATGGCCATGGGCCATGCGCCCCACGCCGATCGACGAGTCATCAACAAACCGTAGCGTCGGTGTGGCGGTGCAAACCGGCGGCGAGGCCGGTAGGGAGCCATTTCATGAGGGCGTCAGGGCGAGGCGCAGGATAACGCCATTCAAGGACCTCAAAGTTAGGATCCTCGGCGGTCTGGAATTGAACATTGGTTCGTGCGGCGGGCGTTCGAGCGCCGGAAACCTCCCTGTGTCCACCGTGTTGTCCCTTCTTCAGTCTGTGCCAGAGAGAGAGCGATGAGCGGGTGAGCTGGGGGTGAGCTAGGGCTCAGGAAATTCCCAAGAGAGGTTGGATATAGGATCATTCACATGCTTAATAATTATTCACAAGCTCAGTACTGACATGCTGTCAAATAAGACAATAAATGGTAGGCACTTACAGGTTCTTGGACAGCAAAAAAGCCTGACGATAAATGGTAGTGAATTGCTGAAGCAAACCATTCTGTCATTTACAAGTTCCATAGTGAATTGCTCTCCATTATACAACCACAAACCAAGGATCAGAGTAGTCTCTTGAACACCAGTTTTTCAAACAAGGTTTACCTCAACCAAAccgtactaacatttctaaatttTTGGCTAGACAAATGGTACTAGTATTAATATCATGAACTAAAAAAATTAATATATTTCCTGTAACTTCATCTATGAGatcagttttttttttgaaataatctATGAGATCAGTTATATTTGTGTCGTGCAGACAATTTTTCGCTGCTATAACTGAAAACATATCAAACCTTATGTTTTACAACCAATTTGGTGGCTTAGGTTCACACTTCTTCTGCTAACCATCTAAGCAGAGAGGGTTATGATACTGTTAATCACTACTATAATGTCTTTCTATCGACTCATCATCAGAGCCGAATGTGCAAATCTATAAGTGCTTAGCTGCTGTTTGAGTAGATCCATCTGTAGTGGGTGTTCATCCTGCTGCTGCTGTCCATAACATTTTGGAGTCCGAGGAAACACACGCACCTGGAATAGACATAATTGTGGTGTTTGATTCTCCTGACCATTTGGATAACTCAACGTATAGTGTAGCTCCAGGAAGAACACACATAAAGAACAATCGATCGGAACAAAGTGATCTCATTACATTCTTTTGATTCATCGATGATAGCTAAGCACCTGGTTACAACCAAGTTTACAACATTACGGAGAGTGTTAACACTTAACACTATGTTTATATAGAGAAAAAACAAGATGAAGTAAAGGAGCTGCCATGGAAGCAAATAGACCAAACAGACAAGGGATATGGATGCGGCAAAGGAGAATCTCCAGAAACATGCTGTTGAAAACTAATGCAGTGATGAGCTCGGGCTTAAGCAGAATTACCGAGGATTCCTTGAAGATAACATGAACTCTTCTTCCATACTATACTGCCTGGATAATTCTTCGCTCCTACTTCTATCAACAGTCGGTGGACATTTTCTTACATTACCCCCCTCATGTCCCCTGGATGCTTGAGTGCCTTCGAGTTTGATCTCCACTTGCTTCATTGACGGACGATCCTCTCCTCTTAATGTTATACACATTACTGCAAGTGCTGCGACTTCTTCCATTTCTCTGTTTCCCTCTTCCATAACTTGGGGATCTATTATCTCGGACAAATTGCCTTGTGTGAATAAGGTAGAAAAGTGTGTAACAAGGCCTTCCTCTTCAGAAGAGATGTATGAAAATGGTTTCTTTCTAGTCAACAACTCCAGAAGCAGGACACCGAAGCTGTACACATCACTTTTTTCCGTGAGACGCCCTGTATAGAAATACATGGGGTCTAGATATCCTCTTGTACCTTGCACTCTTGTTGTGAGTCCTGATCTATCCACCGGAACATATCTTGAAGCTCCAAAGTCGGCGACTTTTGCTGTTAGAGTATCATCCAAAAGTATGTTAACAGACTTGATATCTCTATGGATGATGGGTATTGAAGCTGTTGAGTGAAGATGAGCTAAAGATCTGGCAGTCTCAGTTGCTATCCGTAGCCTATCATTCCATGACAATGATCTTGgtccatcaacatgaagatgatcATAAAGGGTACCATTGGATATAAACTCGTAGACCAACATGGGGACCTCGGTTTCAAGGCAACAACCATAGAGTTTTACAACATTTCTATGGTTGATCTGTGATAGGATAGCAACCTCATTAATGAATTCATCAATCTCCTTTTGAATTGCCGCCTTTGGTTTCTTGATGGCTACAACATGGAGATCTGATAGGATCCCTTTGTAGACTGTACCATGCCCCCCGCCACCAAGCTCACGAGCTTTATCAAATTTGTTTGTTGCCTTCTCAAGCTCATCTAAGGCTATAATCATTCTTTCTGCAATATTAGCTCTTTGTGATACCAATTGGTGCAACAATTGTCCACGGTTTTTTTCGAAGAACTTCCGTTTCAACATCTTGGCTTTTCGATGTTTGAATTTCTTACGTGTGAAGGACCCAGCGAGAACAAATAGTATGATGCCTGCCCCAACAGCAACTCCTATGCTGAGGTATATACCTACAAAGATGTACATAGTTTTATTCATTTTGTCTATCATGAGATCATAGTAGTATACACTTGGTCTACAGTTACTCAGCAGCAGGAGTAATCGCAAAAGTTCACTCGAGTAACTTTTTGGCTTTGTGAGTTCAGATGACAAAAAAACTGGTTTCAGAATGTTCAGGGTTTGAGATAAATAATTTTATTGTCGGATTTCGAGTTCGACCAAgaaacatacatcaagttctcTTCTTATTAATTACGAGTAACAAGAAAACATTTTCATGGGAAGAAGCTAACTAAGTCGATTAGTATCTACACTAGAATGGCCATATGTATTGCTTGAAACAAATACCAAGTGTAATACAATACTTGTCCTGATGTGAAATTAAACAGGAGGAAAGTTGCAGCATTGCTCACCTGTAGATAAAGGCTTGCGGCCACCTGTAGGCCAAAGTGAAATACACTAGGTTAAAAACTATAGAAGAACAAGGAAATTAATAGCGTAAACACATATATTAGAATCGTATATACATGTTCTAACCTTTGCATCCGTTGGCAAGGTAGGGGTTGTTGCCGGGCTTGTGATAGCCATCCAAGCACTGGCATAAATAGCCTCTGCTCCCTCGTTTGCAGTAGCTGTTCTTGCTCTTGCACAGTTTGCGGGCTACCTCGGCTGGACAGTCTGGATGCGCCTTCATGTCGGCTGGTCGCGGTAAGTCTTGCATGACCTCCCACTGCAGAACTTGGGGAACCTGCACCTTGGCTAGTTTGGATTCCTCATGCCCCGCCATCTCCTTGGACAACTGTCGCTGGTCGAACCACCCCTCCTCTGCAATTAGCATGTACGCGGGCTGGGACGTCAACTCCAGGTTGCCGTCCTTGTTGAGATTTTGGAACTTCAACTTTGTGGGCAAGCCGTTGGAGGACATGGAGATATGTGCCTGGCAGCAGCCCATGCCGTAGCAGTATCTGCCTGTACGCTGCAGAGTCGTCTCAACGTAGGTGTCACTGACGTTGGAGGGGCAGAAAGAGGCACAACCGCTGATCAAATCCTTGGTACCATCACCGATCAGCAGCGTCGCCTGAAGGTTGCAGCCCGATAGGATGAACTCGTTGCCTGTCGATAGTGAGTAGGGCGCCTCTGAGTAGTTGCCAAGGTTTAAAACACCGAATGAGAAGTTCGTGTGGATAATATCCATGATGGCTTTGCTGGAGAGGACATGCACTGTGTTGTTCTCGAGGGAGATCTCCTTGACGTGGTAGGAGTCAGCCACGCCATCGACGAGGTCGTGGAGGACGAGTAGTAGCTTTGCTGGTTGTTGGCTTGTATCACAGGTGAGGTTGAACCCTGGCCAGTAGGAACCGGCAGAGCCAATGCCGAAGGGGTATGGCACATCTATGCCACCGCAGGACGTGCTGCCATTACCTGTTTGATAAAGTAGCAATGTCATTATTCATAGACTTCAATTTCTGTCGGATTTGGGCTGCCTGTTCTTTCTCCCCCTAGGACAGCATGGCGTGCTGGTGCGGGGAGGTGTAATTAGGCTCTAAAGTGAACGTCATACAGTTTGATTGTTTTTTCTTGCTCATTGTATGTCTTTTTTTTTCTCACTCATTCTAGTTCCTTCTACCAATGAAAAGATTCGCGAAAAAGAGTGGTAGATCTCATGTTCTCGCATTACTGCTGCAGTTGCCAAATGGAGCTTTGCTCGAGATCCAGTGGAGTTTGTTTATAATTTTAGAATGTTTTCTCAACTTAACTATCCTAATTTTACTTGTATATGGTGCAAAATTTGTATGTGGTTTATCGGATGAATATTTTGCTGCTAATGTTTTTTTGGCAGATGTTTTACCTGTAAAATCGTTTTCACAGATTTGCTGACAAAGATTTTATGGTCGCTTGGTTTGTCACTGGTGGAGAGCTGTTAAAATGATTTGCGCTCATTTTTAAGTTGGGGCAGGAACATCACAATATCCATCTTCGCCCTCTGATGCGAACATTTACTTTTGATGTTCCGGAGGGAAGTCTAAACTGATAGTTCTATAACAAAATGACGCTGTCCATGAGTAATTAACAAAATTGGAGTGAACAATGTGAATCCCTTCATAATTTGTGTTCTTAATTTTAGTCCACCTGTGATTTCTTCCTCTTGCTAACTAATCCGTAAAGTCTCACTATTAATGTGACCTTTTGTTTGTTTATGTGCAATATACTAGGTTAGTGTCATTTTTAGTCCTGTATTTGTTCTCTAAGATGATGGCACTAGATAACTAACTATCAACTCAGTAGTTGGCTAGTTTCTGATCCTTTAACTGCACACTTAGTTGAGTTTATCCGGTGTTAAAATTTTTTTGTACTTTGTTAAGGGATTGTTATGATCTGTTCTTTCTTGTTCATTCCTCATTTGCATCCATCTTGATAGTAAAAATAGATGCGGTTGCCACACCACAATATTGCTTACCTGAGACGGAACTGAGGCAATCACCAGGCAGGGTAGGGTCGCCATTGGTTCCTGGAGGACACCGGCAATAATATGATCCTTCCAAATTGGTACAAGCACCACCATAGCACCTAGCGTACCCTTCATGACACTCGTCGATATCTACACATATATAGCCGAATCAATACATGCATGCTAGTATTAAGCAAAGAGAAACCCCGAAAATTTGTTACTCGCCAGACCTTTGCATCCGTTGGTGATGTAGGGATTCCCTTCGTAGCCGTCTTTGCAGGAGCACGTGTAGCCTTTGTTACCCTTTGTGCAGTCGCTATGCTTGCTCTTGCAGATGTTGGAGCATTCTGCGCCATAGCCAACAACCTCCCAGTCCAGCCAGAAGGGAACTTGCATTGCATCCACTGACGCGGGGGCGGCTTTTCGTAACAGCTCGTGGAAGACCGCTGTACGGCTGAACCAGCCGGACCCCGCGATAAAGACGTGTGCGGGCCACTGCTGGTCTGCGCTGTGGTTCCAGCCGAACCATTTGAGTTGCACGTTGTAGAACGCACTATCGACAAGTCTTCCTGCTACCTCCGCAGGGTCGAAGACAATGTCCGACTGACAGCAGCCATTGCCAGAGCATTGCATGCCTGCTTCAAGAGTGGATAGCGCTTGGGAGAGTCCATCGCCGCTTTTGCAGCCAGAAGAACAGCTGGCCATGGTCACCTCGCCGTTCTTGAGCGTCGCCTGGACATTGCAACCCACTAGGATGAGCTGGTTGGATGAAAGTGTGTAGGGCCCGTTGGTTGTAAGACCGCCGCCGAGCATGCCTTCACCGTTGCCATCGACTTTTATCTCGCCCGTACGTATGACCTTCACAAATGACCACCTGAGGGAGAACTCTTGGACTTGGAGGGTGCCATCGCCAAGCAGCAACCGCGGTGGTTTGCTTGAGCGGCTGCAGGTGAGGTTGAACCCCGGCCAGTAGCACCTGGCCGGGCCCATGCCGAACGGGTACGGCACGCTCATGTTGCCGCAGGTGATGTCACAGTTGGGCACCCCTTGCGCCTCCGCCGGGGAAATTTCTGCTCCGGCGAGGAGCGCCGATGTCAGCATCGCCACCGCTGCGGCCGCCATCACCACCCCCAAGACGGTTGTTATGTGCGCCATTGAGTGGTTGAGCTTGTCTGCCTGGCTAGCTAGTTCCTGAACCATGCATCGCTCTCCACCTGGGTCGGCTTATAAAGATGGCGCGCACACTGGTTGCCCGGAGCAGCACCTGCTGCGTGGTAGGCCCAGCTATCAAGAGGTAAAAGTAATTATCGACAAGTGAGAACCAAGGGCATCTCCAAGGGGTGGGGTCAAATGTCCTCTCCATCTGTCAAAAACATGTACCATGGTACCCAAGGGGCAAGCCCAGCTGTCCACGTATTCTTTCGAACAGGCTGTGTACCCCGTGGAGTGTGAAACGTGACCGGGATGAGTTGCGGTGATGGTCGAGAGGGAGGCGTCCGTGCCGACCACATACGCACATACGCATGATGCTCTCGTCCGCCGGACCGCCGCCCGCGCCTACCAGCGCAATAGAACCCGGTGGCAGCAAGCACGCGCAACAGCACATGTAGCATGCAGGCGGGCGAACCCGTGCATGTATTCTATCGAACAGGTTGTGTGCGCCATCGTGTGCGGCGAGACTTGAGGTTGAAGGTGACCAAGATGACCTGCAGAGCTTAGgaccagggagagagagagaaagagagacagtTAGGGGCCGGAGACGCAGGGACCTGAGGCTGGGATCCGGCGAGCTGGCCGGCCGGCGGGTGGGGTTGCCGAGGAGAGAGAGGAGCAACGTGCGGGTTTGGAAATAGGGTTACTTCCATGTGGGGTCTGCGCGGGTTTCTCCAGACCGAATAGTCGAACGCTATGCGCTCTCCAGTCACAGATTTTTTTTCCCATATAAAGAGTCTAATCATGGTACGTGTTGTAAGTGCACCTCCAACCGGCCAACCCAAACTGTCCGCCGATGTAACGGACCAAAGCGCCGGCTCAATGCACGGACCCAAACCGGCGGTGTGTATGGCAAGGACATCTCCAAACACATGCCAAAAAATGCCCGCAAACGTCTTGGCAGATGCGCCCGAACCATTTTTTCCATCCAACGCGACGCCACATACTAGTTTGAGGGAGTCCGGACCTCCCACACCTAGAACTCCGACAACCCCGTCCCACATAGAAACTCACCTAGAGCTAGCGTCTTTCTCAATATATCCCTCCCGCCTTGCTCTGTACCTGCTCCCTCCCAGACCAACAATACCGTTGTACCCCCCCCTCCCCCGGCCTCCCGCCCCAGGCCCTGTCAGACCTCCGCCGCTCAACCCGAGTATCAGTAAATGAATATTTACACATGTAGCCTCCTCCGATCCATTCGGTGAAATGTTGTTAGGAATTTTTTGAGGTTTTCATTGTTTATTTGTAGGGAAAGATGATGGAATTGGATGAGGACTACTACTACAATGAGTTCATGGTATCAATGCATTTAAAATCTCACAGACTAGCCccaaattgggggggggggagctcTAGGGGAGTCCGGATGTTGACCACATCAGTCTCCGACACCCTAGATCCACCCAAAAACCATCTTTGCTCCGCTTGATCGATCGGCTCTAGAATCTCCATGCATTTACACAACTTGACTGGTTGTCCGCCTACCAGCATTCATGTTGGTGCGCCCCTCATGAGGCTTACACCGGCTAACTGCATTCCACATTTGTTGCTCCAGTTGCCTCAACCCTTTAAAGTAATTCGATCATCCCCCAGGCCCCAAGTCCATTGTACGAGCCCTAGTTCGCACCCGCCATGTGTCGGTGCTAAAatctgcggatctcgggtaggggtcccgagctgGTGATCTAGGAACGATGGTGAACAAGAAATAAAGGACACATTTTTACCCAGGTTTtgaccctctcgaagaggtaaacccCTACGTCATGTTTGTATTGTTTTGATTGTGCATGGGGTACAAAGTagagatgatctacctcgagattgcaTCAGTGAGTTTTAGCTTCTAAGCCTTGAATGCTTGCCTCTACATACTAAATCCCTTGGCTTGATGTGCAATGGTGGTATTTAGGatttacacatggtcggttacaataTAGAGGTAAACATACCGAACATTCAAATACGCCTTGAAGTGTGCACCAAGTCTTTGGAGCATTCCATCTTGAATACGTCCGAGGCCAGGGCATGAATGCTAGGCCGACCCGGTGTGCACGCATAATTCAGGACACCGTCACCATCGTCATTTGGTTATTTTTGTGTCCAAACAAGGGCCCAACTTAACATCAATAAATTGGTAAAAGTAGTAGAGTACACAAGCTAACTGGAATATAATGATACATTTTTGACCCAAAATCTGACATGTGAGTAGGCCGTACACGTGGCGTGATGCTCACTCTGAATTTTGCGACTGCCAGGATTCCAAGAGAACATTTGAGCAGGCAGAACATGTAGCGTGGTACTCACTCTGAATTTTGCATGAGTGTCGAGATTCCAACATGTGAGCAGGCAGGAGCAGGCAGGACAGGCGTGAATCACGTTCTCGATAAATAAACAAACCTGTCAAAGAAACCTTGCCGGCCGACCTGGCTGCGAGTCCTAGGCTGGCCATAGTGGCACTCGGGACTAGCAAACAGACTAATGTGGCTAAATCGTCAGATAATTTTTGGAGCAATTTATGTCAGTATAACTGAGCCTAAAGCGAGCCCTCTCAGCGATTTTGGGGCTGAATCGTCATAATTTTTGGAACAATTTATGTCAGTATAACCGAGCCTAAAGCGAGCCCTCTCAGCGATTTGCATTTTTGACAGTTCGATTTGATGATCTGGGCATCTCTGGCCGTCGGATCCCATGTCTACAGCCATCTGTCCCGCATGTTGCCCACTTTCCCTAATGGGCTGCTGCTCTCGAGGCCGAAACGATGAAATCTTGTAAACTGGGCATGTTCGGCCCATAAGTAGAGTGTGTTGCGTTCGTGCGCTCGTTATTTTTTTCTCATAAAAGGAGATAGAGCGACGCGGGATACATGGGAGAGGGACCGACCCAAAGGCGTTGCAGATAAAGGGGAGAGGGATCGAGCCAAGGAGATGCGAGGCGTGCGCTGGGATTGGCCGggacacctgtcggtgtcaaaaccggcggatctcgggtagggggttccgaactgtgcgtctaaggctaatggtaacaggaggcggggacacaatgtttacccaggttcgggccctttcgatggaggtaataccctacttcctgcttgattgatcttgatgatatgagtattacaagagttgatctaccacgagatcgtagaggttaaaccctagaagttagcctatgattctgattgttgttgtcctacggactaaaccctcccgtttatat from Triticum aestivum cultivar Chinese Spring chromosome 3B, IWGSC CS RefSeq v2.1, whole genome shotgun sequence includes these protein-coding regions:
- the LOC123072833 gene encoding wall-associated receptor kinase 3, which translates into the protein MAHITTVLGVVMAAAAVAMLTSALLAGAEISPAEAQGVPNCDITCGNMSVPYPFGMGPARCYWPGFNLTCSRSSKPPRLLLGDGTLQVQEFSLRWSFVKVIRTGEIKVDGNGEGMLGGGLTTNGPYTLSSNQLILVGCNVQATLKNGEVTMASCSSGCKSGDGLSQALSTLEAGMQCSGNGCCQSDIVFDPAEVAGRLVDSAFYNVQLKWFGWNHSADQQWPAHVFIAGSGWFSRTAVFHELLRKAAPASVDAMQVPFWLDWEVVGYGAECSNICKSKHSDCTKGNKGYTCSCKDGYEGNPYITNGCKDIDECHEGYARCYGGACTNLEGSYYCRCPPGTNGDPTLPGDCLSSVSGNGSTSCGGIDVPYPFGIGSAGSYWPGFNLTCDTSQQPAKLLLVLHDLVDGVADSYHVKEISLENNTVHVLSSKAIMDIIHTNFSFGVLNLGNYSEAPYSLSTGNEFILSGCNLQATLLIGDGTKDLISGCASFCPSNVSDTYVETTLQRTGRYCYGMGCCQAHISMSSNGLPTKLKFQNLNKDGNLELTSQPAYMLIAEEGWFDQRQLSKEMAGHEESKLAKVQVPQVLQWEVMQDLPRPADMKAHPDCPAEVARKLCKSKNSYCKRGSRGYLCQCLDGYHKPGNNPYLANGCKGGRKPLSTGIYLSIGVAVGAGIILFVLAGSFTRKKFKHRKAKMLKRKFFEKNRGQLLHQLVSQRANIAERMIIALDELEKATNKFDKARELGGGGHGTVYKGILSDLHVVAIKKPKAAIQKEIDEFINEVAILSQINHRNVVKLYGCCLETEVPMLVYEFISNGTLYDHLHVDGPRSLSWNDRLRIATETARSLAHLHSTASIPIIHRDIKSVNILLDDTLTAKVADFGASRYVPVDRSGLTTRVQGTRGYLDPMYFYTGRLTEKSDVYSFGVLLLELLTRKKPFSYISSEEEGLVTHFSTLFTQGNLSEIIDPQVMEEGNREMEEVAALAVMCITLRGEDRPSMKQVEIKLEGTQASRGHEGGNVRKCPPTVDRSRSEELSRQYSMEEEFMLSSRNPR